In the genome of Osmerus mordax isolate fOsmMor3 chromosome 15, fOsmMor3.pri, whole genome shotgun sequence, one region contains:
- the nanog gene encoding homeobox protein NANOG: MADWKIPVNYNYNPSYHAYAYGLMYQTGSEQNNSNLPGWAEAAYQTGANGGYYSNPQLAAPQQESPPRSPEYVAVNNVHYPGPSVLYFGDSHMQTGRLFLPHNRTELDERTKVEHVNSDTPTSDSEAHTSPDSWSSGNNRGFVPQTHPADWRRDDPGEETDGGSPGNVSSSLPEEDPTPPGGEAVSNPGPVPQSTSKTKPKARAAFSDSQMTALTHRFSIQRYLTPVEMKTMARLTGLTYKQVKTWFQNRRMKLRRHQKDNSWVSERYTGPVGYPSTPTGPAGYPSTPTANQFPAGAQTPDYYTQPMREAGQGVSKLPYYSGPSAYPSPPPPSPQPGPRSLAPCWPRPPAVTHYQYNPPGYTPAEAVSITSMNRDKENPVLPSPPHGGPEAGL; this comes from the exons ATGGCAGACTGGAAGATCCCAGTTAACTACAACTACAACCCGTCCTACCACGCGTACGCATATGGTCTCATGTACCAAACCGGATCAGAGCAAAATAACTCAAACTTACCGGGCTGGGCCGAGGCCGCGTACCAAACGGGGGCTAATGGAGGCTACTATTCGAATCCGCAGCTCGCGGCGCCGCAGCAAGAATCGCCACCCCGGAGCCCAGAATACGTCGCTGTAAATAACGTCCATTACCCGGGACCGAGTGTCCTGTATTTTGGCGACTCTCACATGCAGACCGGGCGCCTTTTCCTGCCCCACAACCGGACCGAACTTGATGAAAGGACTAAAGTTGAGCACGTAAATAGCGACACCCCAACAAGTGATTCTGAGGCTCACACATCGCCAG ACTCTTGGAGTTCAGGGAACAACAGAGGTTTTGTTCCTCAGACCCACCCTGCCGACTGGAGGCGGGACGACCcgggcgaggagacagacggcGGGAGCCCCGGAAACGTATCCAGCTCTCTTCCTGAAGAAGACCCGACTCCTCCCGGCGGCGAGGCGGTCAGTAACCCCGGGCCCGTTCCCCAGTCGACATCGAAGACGAAACCCAAGGCTCGGGCGGCCTTCTCCGATAGCCAAATGACGGCCCTGACCCACCGGTTCAGCATCCAGAGATACCTCACCCCAGTGGAGATGAAAACAATGGCTAGGCTGACCGGACTGACGTACAAACAG GTGAAGACCTGGTTCCAGAACCGCAGGATGAAGCTGAGGAGACACCAGAAGGACAACAGCTGGGTGTCTGAGAGGTACACGGGCCCAGTGGGCTACCCCAGCACCCCCACGGGCCCAGCAGGCTACCCCAGCACCCCCACAGCCAACCAG TTTCCAGCCGGTGCTCAGACTCCAGACTACTACACACAGCCCATGAGGGAAGCAGGCCAGGGCGTCTCCAAGCTGCCCTACTACTCCGGCCCTTCGGCctacccttcccctcctcccccctccccccagccaggGCCCCGCTCCCTGGCCCCCTGCTGGCCTCGCCCCCCTGCCGTCACCCACTACCAGTACAACCCCCCCGGCTACACCCCCGCGGAGGCTGTCTCCATCACCAGCATGAACAGAGACAAGGAGAACCCggtcctccccagccccccacacGGGGGCCCCGAGGCCGGCCTCTAG